The following proteins are encoded in a genomic region of Streptomyces collinus Tu 365:
- a CDS encoding protein kinase domain-containing protein, with the protein MRPLGTGDPVRLGPYRLLGVLGEGGMGKVYVGQDHARTVAAVKVLRPELTHDAGLAQRFVREALAAQGVRSPGVAAVLGAQTEGGRPWIATEFLAGPTLDQIVDRHGPLDDAKLRALAVSLARTIRDIHAAGFIHRDLKPPNIVLTSTGPRVIDFGIARPEHGLTLTTTGQIPVTPGYGAPEQVLGRRVTPAADVFSLGAVLVYAATGRRAFEGTHMAAVQYEVVHGEPRWHGLAPEPHALIAPCLAKEAAARPTPEQIAGAFDPPRRPRAEWKRGPVGDAIRERERQIRDLTAPLLTTRAGSAPSRRRLLTGFAAGGALLAATGGTGWWLLRDGGPSRTDLFTVPPAVRTPSARLLSADAGDYIVGDPVKPLWQRKAAVATDAPAPLPVRDVVVAAAPGGGIAAFNVVDGRRRWQTSTVESRTRCLSLSDRLLVAADAEGTLRTFVPSTGEAKWTARADAAVLLAADEEAVYVVTKDHRLRSVGRSDARIRWTVPVPAPFRTHVLPRGAADGGTLVVSTTHGHALALSTRTGRSLWTLYNQARKKQLVPVARDGVVYLNGKSLSARRISDGKELWQATNAYATPPEWGPAEVHGDFVYSIVGDMLTRCHIRTGDDQGWSSSEPAEGQVVVQGSGAWVVHQEYDATTVRTVSLNDGSAIWHYDVYQFLGQTFPVHLAADGNRAFATTTGSLIAFPVF; encoded by the coding sequence ATGAGACCCCTGGGGACCGGCGACCCTGTCCGCCTCGGCCCGTACCGGCTGCTCGGCGTGCTGGGTGAGGGCGGCATGGGCAAGGTGTACGTGGGACAGGACCACGCGCGCACCGTCGCCGCCGTCAAGGTGCTCCGACCCGAACTCACCCATGACGCCGGTCTCGCCCAGCGGTTCGTGCGCGAGGCGCTGGCGGCCCAGGGTGTGCGAAGTCCGGGGGTGGCCGCCGTGCTGGGCGCGCAGACCGAGGGCGGGCGCCCGTGGATCGCCACCGAGTTCCTCGCCGGACCGACCCTCGACCAGATCGTGGACCGGCACGGACCGCTGGACGATGCGAAACTGCGCGCCCTGGCCGTGTCCCTCGCCCGCACGATCCGCGACATCCACGCCGCCGGCTTCATCCACCGCGATCTCAAGCCGCCGAACATCGTGCTCACTTCCACCGGCCCCCGGGTCATCGACTTCGGCATCGCCCGCCCGGAGCACGGTCTCACCCTCACGACCACCGGCCAGATCCCGGTCACTCCGGGATACGGTGCCCCCGAGCAGGTGCTCGGCCGGCGCGTCACCCCGGCCGCCGACGTCTTCTCCCTCGGCGCCGTCCTCGTGTACGCGGCCACCGGCCGACGGGCGTTCGAGGGTACGCACATGGCCGCCGTGCAGTACGAGGTCGTCCACGGCGAACCCCGCTGGCACGGCCTCGCCCCCGAGCCGCACGCCCTGATCGCCCCGTGCCTGGCCAAGGAGGCGGCGGCGCGGCCCACGCCCGAGCAGATCGCCGGCGCCTTTGACCCGCCCAGGAGACCCCGCGCGGAGTGGAAGCGTGGCCCTGTGGGCGATGCGATCAGGGAGCGGGAGCGTCAGATACGGGACCTGACCGCGCCGCTGCTGACGACGCGGGCGGGATCGGCGCCGAGCCGGCGCCGACTGCTCACCGGGTTCGCGGCGGGTGGCGCGCTGCTGGCGGCGACCGGGGGTACGGGGTGGTGGCTGCTCCGGGACGGTGGCCCGAGCCGGACGGACCTGTTCACGGTCCCGCCCGCGGTGAGGACACCGTCGGCACGTCTGCTGTCCGCCGACGCCGGCGACTACATCGTCGGTGACCCGGTCAAACCGCTCTGGCAACGCAAGGCGGCTGTCGCGACCGACGCCCCGGCCCCGCTTCCGGTGCGGGACGTCGTCGTCGCCGCCGCTCCGGGCGGTGGCATCGCGGCGTTCAACGTCGTCGACGGCAGACGTCGCTGGCAGACCTCGACCGTGGAGAGCAGGACCCGCTGCCTCTCCCTCTCCGACCGTCTGCTCGTGGCCGCTGACGCGGAGGGGACGCTGCGCACCTTCGTCCCGTCCACGGGCGAGGCCAAGTGGACGGCACGGGCGGACGCCGCGGTGCTGCTGGCCGCCGACGAGGAGGCCGTGTACGTCGTGACCAAGGACCACCGGCTGCGCTCGGTGGGTCGCTCGGACGCGAGAATCCGCTGGACCGTGCCGGTACCGGCCCCGTTCCGGACGCATGTGCTCCCTCGAGGGGCGGCCGACGGCGGAACCCTGGTCGTCTCGACGACGCATGGGCACGCCCTTGCCCTCAGCACGAGGACCGGCCGCTCCCTGTGGACGCTGTACAACCAGGCGAGGAAGAAACAGCTCGTCCCGGTGGCACGTGACGGCGTCGTGTACCTGAACGGCAAGTCGCTCTCCGCGCGCAGGATCTCGGACGGTAAGGAGCTCTGGCAGGCGACGAACGCATACGCGACCCCGCCGGAATGGGGTCCCGCCGAGGTGCACGGTGACTTCGTGTATTCGATCGTCGGCGACATGCTCACCCGGTGCCACATCCGCACGGGCGACGATCAGGGGTGGTCGTCGTCGGAGCCCGCGGAAGGGCAGGTCGTGGTCCAGGGAAGTGGCGCGTGGGTGGTCCACCAGGAGTACGACGCCACAACAGTACGCACCGTGAGCCTCAACGACGGCTCGGCGATCTGGCACTACGACGTCTACCAGTTCCTGGGCCAGACGTTCCCCGTCCACCTCGCGGCCGACGGCAACCGGGCCTTCGCCACGACCACCGGCAGTCTGATCGCGTTCCCGGTCTTCTGA
- a CDS encoding serine/threonine protein kinase produces the protein MHATGGAADVVDAGGQGGPGRSRYVGPYVLITGLDDSHSRIPVPERRYVARSADGEHTVLLSLPGTGGDPQRFLAEAEASRYLLGPSAAPATAFSGPGEPAWYARPYQPALPLPTVLAVHGGPLPERTVRALGVALAETLTVVHGQGLTFAGVSPAAVLCAADMPQLTCFGAVRAAAPDGTPRSGLPGLETGSLPPEQASGGRPRPLGDVYALGATLAYAATGCTTPERDEIPAGIRMVIARCLSRDPGDRPQLNELMDELVGDPAPDETGAESRSAALLTPGWLPGRVIAALAHQAAAVLAAELPAVSAPAAHPSHSRN, from the coding sequence GTGGCGCCGCCGATGTGGTGGACGCGGGAGGTCAGGGCGGGCCCGGCAGAAGCCGGTACGTCGGCCCGTACGTCCTGATCACCGGACTGGACGACTCGCACAGCAGGATCCCCGTCCCCGAGCGCCGCTACGTCGCCCGCTCCGCCGACGGGGAACACACCGTCCTGCTCTCTCTCCCGGGGACCGGCGGCGACCCCCAGCGCTTCCTCGCCGAGGCCGAGGCCTCCCGATACCTGCTGGGCCCCTCCGCCGCTCCGGCAACGGCCTTCTCCGGACCGGGCGAGCCCGCCTGGTACGCCCGGCCGTACCAGCCCGCTCTGCCCCTGCCGACCGTCCTCGCCGTGCACGGCGGCCCGCTCCCCGAGCGGACTGTACGCGCCCTGGGCGTGGCCCTCGCCGAGACCCTGACCGTCGTGCACGGACAGGGCCTGACGTTCGCAGGCGTGTCGCCGGCAGCCGTCCTCTGCGCCGCCGACATGCCACAACTCACGTGCTTCGGCGCGGTGCGCGCGGCGGCACCGGACGGCACGCCCCGCTCGGGGCTGCCGGGGCTGGAGACGGGCAGCCTCCCCCCGGAGCAGGCGTCCGGCGGGCGCCCGCGCCCCCTCGGGGACGTGTACGCCCTGGGGGCGACGCTCGCCTACGCCGCGACCGGTTGCACCACCCCGGAGCGCGACGAGATCCCGGCCGGCATCCGCATGGTCATCGCCCGATGTCTCTCCCGCGATCCGGGCGATCGTCCCCAACTGAACGAATTGATGGACGAGTTGGTCGGTGATCCGGCCCCGGACGAGACCGGTGCCGAGTCCCGCTCGGCCGCCCTGCTCACCCCCGGCTGGCTACCCGGCCGCGTGATCGCCGCCCTCGCCCACCAGGCGGCGGCCGTCCTCGCGGCGGAGCTACCCGCCGTGTCCGCACCCGCCGCCCATCCCTCCCACAGCCGGAACTGA
- a CDS encoding protein kinase domain-containing protein produces MPSPLTHDDPQAFGPYRPIARLGSGGMGTVYLARTAGGRTVALKTMHAGIASDPASRTRFRLETDAARVVGERFGAGVVDADPRAETPWLATEYVIGPPLDEAVQLCGPLPEASVRALGAALCGALGQLHGSDVVHRDLKPSNIMVTAYGPKVIDFGIARAAGDEHLTRVGAAVGTPAFMSPEQASGQDHTSAGDVFALAGVLVFAATGHPPFGHGQAADLLYRVQYAEPDLSGVPAGLVPALGQCLDKNPFRRPTTGWLASHLHDGSGEFADHLPDGLLADIGRRATEVWHITPQRLPAPAGEPGTASTAVPTRWSRRRLLSTGGGAAVAVAAATAGTLTWGGWPGGGEPQPTPGPSNSLLPEKQLDSLWQIQVTDPDNPYFTDDMASLPSQPRVVGDLVVLMAGMNLNGVVAGTGKIVWKSDDVEWTWQTTADAKSILLVTSGDDHSSGLHTSKAKPLALSWIDPVTGAASDPFVQFTDLDYLPLDQALCIADGVLYVVAGRGEYSLSFLASQSWYVAAVDVSTGRRLWTAPLSPRRQDPPRLYVLAAGVVGGRLVTMQEATDGSVHAVARDTRTGTVLWDRELDGVDPDSVRRPVVTDAQHLYVGAGRLRALRLGDGGVAWDSGSERPGRTHGLPALSNGTVYAVEQGLGLVAFDAASGRVKWRERGGGKATKADLGAAPVVGSAYVYSKRGTRLWATGLSSHAPAHSYRTTGDQFLIHEKAGEIIALGGHFLAAFPLR; encoded by the coding sequence ATGCCTTCTCCCCTCACACACGACGATCCACAGGCGTTCGGTCCCTACCGCCCCATCGCCCGCCTCGGCAGCGGCGGCATGGGCACCGTCTACCTCGCCCGCACGGCAGGCGGCCGTACCGTCGCGTTGAAGACGATGCACGCCGGCATCGCCTCCGACCCTGCCTCCCGCACCCGGTTCCGGCTGGAGACCGACGCGGCCCGGGTCGTGGGCGAGCGGTTCGGTGCCGGGGTCGTGGACGCGGACCCGCGGGCGGAGACGCCCTGGCTGGCCACCGAATACGTGATCGGGCCACCCCTCGACGAAGCCGTCCAGCTGTGCGGCCCGTTGCCCGAGGCCTCGGTACGGGCGCTGGGCGCCGCGCTGTGCGGGGCCCTGGGCCAGTTGCACGGCTCCGACGTCGTCCATCGCGACCTCAAGCCGTCCAACATCATGGTCACCGCCTACGGGCCGAAGGTCATCGACTTCGGCATCGCCCGCGCGGCCGGTGACGAGCACCTCACGCGCGTCGGAGCCGCGGTCGGCACCCCCGCGTTCATGTCGCCGGAGCAGGCGAGCGGGCAGGACCACACCTCGGCGGGCGACGTCTTCGCGCTCGCCGGCGTTCTCGTCTTCGCCGCCACCGGGCACCCGCCTTTCGGTCACGGGCAGGCCGCGGACCTGCTGTACCGGGTGCAGTACGCCGAGCCCGACCTGAGCGGGGTCCCGGCCGGCCTGGTGCCCGCACTCGGCCAATGCCTGGACAAGAATCCCTTCCGGCGGCCGACGACCGGTTGGCTCGCCTCCCATCTTCACGACGGCAGCGGGGAGTTCGCCGACCATCTGCCGGACGGCCTCCTGGCCGACATCGGGAGACGGGCCACCGAGGTCTGGCACATCACCCCGCAGCGGCTGCCGGCCCCGGCCGGCGAGCCCGGGACCGCCTCGACAGCGGTGCCGACGCGGTGGTCCCGTCGGCGGTTGCTGTCGACCGGTGGTGGCGCTGCCGTGGCCGTCGCGGCCGCGACGGCGGGCACGTTGACCTGGGGCGGGTGGCCCGGCGGTGGAGAGCCACAGCCGACACCGGGGCCCAGTAACAGCCTGCTGCCGGAGAAGCAGTTGGACTCCCTCTGGCAGATCCAGGTCACCGACCCCGACAACCCCTATTTCACGGACGACATGGCGTCGCTTCCCTCGCAACCGCGCGTCGTCGGCGACCTCGTGGTGCTGATGGCGGGGATGAACCTGAACGGCGTCGTCGCAGGCACGGGAAAGATCGTCTGGAAGTCGGACGACGTGGAGTGGACCTGGCAGACCACGGCCGACGCGAAGAGCATCCTCCTGGTGACGTCGGGGGACGACCACTCCTCGGGGCTTCACACCTCCAAGGCGAAGCCACTGGCCCTGAGCTGGATCGATCCCGTCACCGGCGCGGCGAGTGATCCCTTCGTCCAGTTCACCGACCTCGACTACCTGCCGCTGGACCAGGCCCTGTGCATCGCGGACGGAGTGCTCTACGTGGTCGCGGGGCGAGGCGAGTACTCCCTCAGCTTTCTCGCCTCCCAGTCCTGGTACGTGGCCGCCGTCGACGTCAGCACGGGCAGACGGCTGTGGACGGCACCGCTGTCTCCGCGCCGCCAGGATCCCCCCAGGTTGTACGTCCTCGCCGCCGGAGTCGTGGGCGGTCGTCTCGTGACGATGCAGGAAGCGACCGACGGCAGTGTGCACGCGGTCGCACGCGACACCCGTACGGGCACCGTCCTGTGGGACCGCGAGCTGGACGGTGTCGACCCGGACAGCGTCAGGCGGCCCGTGGTCACCGACGCGCAGCACCTGTACGTGGGCGCCGGCCGGCTCAGGGCGCTACGGCTCGGCGACGGCGGCGTGGCCTGGGACTCCGGCTCCGAGCGCCCGGGACGTACCCACGGCCTGCCCGCGCTCTCGAACGGCACCGTGTACGCCGTCGAGCAGGGCCTCGGGCTCGTCGCGTTCGATGCGGCGAGCGGGCGCGTCAAGTGGCGGGAGAGGGGCGGCGGAAAGGCGACGAAGGCGGACCTCGGGGCCGCGCCCGTGGTCGGCTCCGCCTACGTGTACAGCAAGCGGGGGACGCGGCTGTGGGCCACCGGTCTGTCCTCCCACGCCCCGGCCCACTCCTACCGGACCACCGGTGACCAGTTCCTGATCCATGAGAAGGCGGGCGAGATCATCGCACTGGGCGGCCACTTCCTCGCGGCCTTCCCGCTGCGGTGA